Part of the Vigna unguiculata cultivar IT97K-499-35 chromosome 3, ASM411807v1, whole genome shotgun sequence genome, aacccaaatttcgctcaaacttgagggaccaaaaacatatttaaccctaaatttttaaataagttataaaaaaagtataatttctTGTTAAACTATTGATTATATGAAGACAAGTTCAGTaaataatatctaaatattAATAGAATATTTACTTCGAAAGAAGTATGAAATGTTAAAATCACccggtaaaaaaaaaagtgtaaattGAGAGATGAGATACTTATTTAGCAGAGATATTGATgtatacttatttatattatatccTATATAGCACAAAAAGAGATTGAGTTATAATAGAATGttgattaatattaaaaaaaataaacctttaaaatattgtttttaatttttttttaaaccatATTGAATACTTTGTATGTATGTAAGGACTTAATTCACTATTCATGAAAAATCTAAAAGTTTAAATTCATTTCGATCattgagttaaatatatttttcttctttaattttaataaaattgaattagttcatttctaaaattttacaaatttagtcTTATATATTTAGAGATAATGAATTTAgtcactttaattaaattttattaaatttattttaagtttcaaatgtattttttaactaataaaatttaattaaaaaaattaaatatacatatttataaaaatgaaaactaaattaagttaaaattttgaagatagattaattttaatttttactataaaaaacatattaatatttgataatttggtgaatacttaattttgtttatatttaaaaaaaatcacatataatatttctttaaagATAAGTATTTTTGACTTATTATGAATATGGGATTCAATTGTGTCAATTATTTTTCACAAATATATTGATGACAAAAATTAAGAGCAAGTTTAACCCTAAATTATGTGTTACCAATtgatatacaaataataaaataaaaatacttattttttttagaagaagGACATACCATGGTAAGAGAGAAAGCTTGAATTGCTTGTGAAAGTGTTGAGAGAGTGTCACCAACTCTTTCACCCGCAAACCTATCCTACCAAACAACCTCACTCTACCTACCACCCTTCACTCTTCTGCTTTCAAAAACTTTGTCCTCATCAACCAAACACAACCATACCAACTTTCCCTTTCTGTAACTCATCTCTCAAAATCTCTCTCTTTCTCGATCTCCTTTCTGTTCTCTTCTGTTCAGTACTGTTCAGTTCAGTTCTCGTTGCCAATGGCCAACACTCTACATAACGCTGCCAAATGCAGAATCCCTTTGCGGAACCAATCCCTGCCCTTCTCTCGCCACGTTTCCAGATCCCTCTCTTTCCTTCCCAAGTGAGTCTTCTCTTCTTCCCTCCAATTTCACTTCGCGGGTAATTTCTCCTTCTCACCGTTTTCTGATCTCACCTTCGCAGAACACGTGCCGGAAAACAATCAAACACCCTCTCCGTGAAGGCTTCGCAAGCTGACTTCCCCGTTGACCCTTCGATCAGTCCACGTGTCAATGCCGTCAAGCCTTCCAAAACCGTCGTCATCAGCGACCTCGCCACCTCACTCGTCCAAGCCGGTATTCCCGTCATTCGACTTGCCGCAGGCGAGCCTGATTTCGATACGCCGGCTCCCATCGCTGAGGTTTCCTCTCTGCATTCCCCCCTTTCGATCACAACCACTTGTTCTTTCTTTGATAGTTTAATTCTCTGCGTAGGCTGGGATTAATGCAATACGCGAAGGTTACACGAGGTACACGCCCAATGCCGGAACCATGGAACTGCGTCAAGCGATCTGTCGTAAGCTAAAAGGttggttttttatttgaatttgattcttcttttatgtttcatttGGATTATTGGTAAAAGTAggtgttttgagtttttggtttCTGAATCGGTGTTGCAGAGGAGAATGGGATTACTTATACTCCTGATCAGGTTGTGGTTAGTAATGGAGCCAAACAGAGTCTTGCTCAGGCAGTGCTTGCAGTTTGCTCCCCTGGAGATGAGGTAAGTAAAGGGGTTTGGTTTATGCTCAGTAAGCATTAGAGAAACTAACTACTTATGCTGCATAGCCATTGTTTATGTCTGAAAATGGATGGTTGATTTGAACTTTGTTGTTAGAACTATTCTTAATTGTTTATTCTGCCCGTTGCAGAAGCTTGAAATTTCTATGGTTGACATTGGTGTCAGACTTGTACTGGTTTTGGACTTAGATATAAGCAAGTTAACTAATTTCATATTGATTAAGAATGATAGTTAAGTTCATTTAAGGTTTTTGATTTCATAGGTATCTTTTCCAGATTACTCTAGTATTCATATGTATTAGAGATGATACCTAGATTTGAAGATGAGGATACTTTTAAATCATAGCATTAAATAGAGCTAAAGGAGTTGaacttttgttatatttaagTCCACTGAACATAACCTACTTTTTTGTTGCTTATGTTTGAGTCTAAAGTGGTACTATAACTATGCAATTTTTCTCAAGTCTGAATAATGACTTGCATTTTGCTTATTCAATAGGTCCACAGCCTTTCAACTTCTAAacctttttctctttgtttgtTTTATGTCTCTGGTTGTGTAGTCTGATATATATAAGGCTGAGAGAATCAATCCCATaaatttagagattaaaatCAAGAGTTAGAATGGATATACGTATACAACTAACAGAAAGAGAACAGAATTTTCCTGTTTACATAAATGGACGATGTTTTCCTAATCAACTAATATGTTTCCTCTTGAAAaagtcaaacaaataaaaaatgcacTACACTGTGTACAACGTATCTCCTATGTATATTTATGTCTGAATTGTTTTTGGACAACTTATCACATActtcatatctaatttttcctttttgctCACTCTTGTGGTTTTTGTTTGTCCTGAGAATATTTCAGGTCATTATTCCAGCTCCATTCTGGGTTAGTTACCCAGAGATGGCGAGGTTGGCTGATGCAACACCTGTGATTCTTCCAACATCAATATCTGATAATTTCCTCTTAGATCCCAAACTTCTTGAATCCAAAATAACTGAAAGATCGAGACTGCTCATTCTTTGCTCGCCATCTAATCCAACTGGATCTGTCTACCCTAAGGCATTACTTGAAAAGATCGCCCAGATTGTTGCGAAGCACCCTAGGCTTCTGGTATTGTCATACAATACATCCACATGATCACTAGTGCTTCAATGTGTTCAACCTAAATGATATTTTCTTTCAAGATCTTAATGGTTGTTTTATGCAGGTCCTTTCGGATGAAATTTATGAACACATAATTTATGCCCCAGCAACTCACACTAGCTTTGCATCTTTACCGGGAATGTGGGACAGAAGTCTAACTGTAAATGGTTTTTCTAAGGTCagtatgtaatttatttttgttagagTTGAATGGTGTGTTGTTCATTCTTTCGTATTTTATACTCAAATGCTTATGGCCTATTTCACGGTGTGGTTGCAATTAATGATATGACATGGAGGCCTATAAACTTGATTATGATGTTTTTGAGCTGTTTTCATACAGGCCTTTGCAATGACGGGTTGGCGGCTTGGATATATTGCTGGTCCAAAACATTTTGTTGCTGCAATCGCAAAGATCCAAAGTCAGGTATGCTttattatttttggtcattttcATCAGCCTCATCCAATGCTATACTTCTACTTGTCTTGATTTCCCTTTGCTACAGCCTACAATACATCAAACGGATTCTTAGGTTGAGCGAGATTTAGCATTTCATTAAGCTTTTGGTATTCATTTGGAATCAGCTGGACTATTGTTTCTATACCATATATGAGGTATGTAGTGGCTGATGCATCATATTGAATTTAGTTCACTTCAGGGCCCAGTAGTATTGGCCAGAAAGCTGCAGTTGCTGCGTTAGGGCTAGGTTATGCTGGTGGGGAAGCAGTTTCTACCATGGTTAAAGCATTTAGGGAGCGAAGGGATTTCTTGGTAAAAAGTTTTAGAGAAATAGATGGTGTCAAGATATCCGAACCGCAGGTGCAATTTATTTTCGTGTCAATAATCcacctctttttctttctcattcttttcttgTCTGCTTGTGTACTTAAACACGATTCTTCTCTTATTCGCTGGCAGGGAGCTTTCTATTTATTCATTGATTTCAGCTTCTATTATGGAAGAGAAGCTGAAGGATtcggtaaaattgaggattctGAGTCCCTCTGTCGATACTTGCTGGATGTTGGCCAGGTATTCATTCTCGTGTAATTGATTCAAagatttaatgatttttttgagtgggaaattttgtaataatcttttattttactgTATTCCCTGTAAAATAGTGGAGAAAGAACTAAAGAATAACTGTTCTTAGCAAAATGGCAGAAAATGTTGTTGTAAAGTATGAGAAAACAAGTGATAGTATCATAACTCTGGGTTTTGTCATTTTGGCTTTCAGGTAGCCTTGGTTCCAGGGAGTGCATTTGGAGATGATACTTGCATTCGCATCTCTTATGCAGAATCCCTTACTACCCTACAGGCAGCTGTAGAAAGAATTAAGAAGGCACTCGTCCCTCTAAGCTCTGCTGCACTTGTTTAATATCGATGCTTCGTGTAATtggtgtattttatttttattttaatgctCTGTCTGAAAATAATAGGCTATGGCTATTTTTCCACAAATAAACTGACCAACTGTCTTATTAatggtttaaaattatttttgcccCTTCTATGTTACGTAACACACTAGAGAAATAAGGGAGGGGCGACACCAAGGGATCTCTCAATTTTTCAATTGGCTTCGTATCAGCACTAtcaatatatcaatatattGCATATAAAGTAAAGAGATTAATTCAgaaattttagtttgttttttagataaataaattgtttgtaATCTTCTTAAAGCAGGGAAGATGATCCGAATGAACATTATAAACTAGTGTTTAGACTCtggatacatatattattttatcaagcATTGTTCATTTGGTTAGAAATTGTAAGCTACcacatattttcttaattggagcTAATTGGAAGGTTAACTTCTTAACCGCAGGCCTCTTAAATAACATATCTTTTCATTGAGTTTTGagtaaaatttagttatttaattcgTGAAGGGGAAAGGATGAGTTGACAAGCAAAATCAGTTCttatacaaaagaaaacataaaaaaatgtactATATTGAGACCCACTAAAAATAGTTAGAGTCATTAAAATTTGACATTGAAGTAAAAAGGTACCGAAAATTCTGAAGTTATACGTGACACTAACATGTCGAGTTAGTCTTACAATAGATCATGAAGTAATTTATAACCAAAGCAAACATGCTTGTCAAACCGTGAGATAATCTAagaattattatcattaatcaaaatttgaaaatttagaaagaaatgaaagatatgCTTCATTTCTTTCGtggttgaataaaaaatttaggtaCAATGAGCCTAAGAAGGtaattaaagtaatgaaaataccatgtttcaaaaatacatacaaaatatttatatattagctaataataaaatatttaaactgacTTGTGAGTTATTATGAAACATAACCTAGATAACCTTTTTGGGCCCGCCATGTTTCTGTTTTGTGAGATTGAAGTTGAGGTGTGTTCATCTTAGAAACTTGGAAGTAGAATTTTACAACTACGTATGGGTAGTTTCTTCCTACACATTCTTCCTGcatcatataaaaaaacttttcattCTGCTTATTTGGGATTGTAAAATCTGAAAGGTATATTTTGTTAGTGACTTTCAGATTTTGCAATCCAAAATTGAAAATGACTTTTAGATCATATAatctagaaataaaaaataactttaacttCTGAATTGTACAATGtagaaatcatttaaaaaaaatttgaattgtgcaatttagaatttttttgttttctaggtTGTACAAtctataagttattttttatttctgaattatataatttgaaaatcattTACTACAAAAGggcaaaatgattttttttttcttttaatgtggAGGTGCATGAAGAAGATGCCTAGGAAGTCAATGCATAGGTTAATGTGGGTGTGAAAAGATGTGCAAGTGTCTCATGCAAGTTGCAACCAATTAATCAGTCTTAGACCAATATATGTATGAATAACCCTTAATTATCTGTCACATAATTTGTTGAGAGCATAATACTCTCGAATCTCACAATAATTTATCCTCCAACAAATGCAATACACCCTTAAGTTGGCCTCCTACATAAAAAGCCCATAAATACTggatgaaatagaaaaaaaattttgttCCAGGTATCGTAGGACAATAACAACTATGATaagtatataatataagaaaaataattttttaacatttaaattttgataatttttttttataatttggagtgtattttttatggtttcgcattttttttttatattttaaaaccactTAAAACATATTTGGAAAAGCAAAGTGGTAGTTAACCCCGTCGGGAACAAAGACATGGATTAGTtaattgatgcaatttaaaacataatatatgCTTGTTTTGGCATAGAATATAGAATCAATTCCAAGATAGGAGACAGCTTGAGCTGCCCCAGAACAACAAGTTTTGTAATCTGTAAGGTTAAGGTCTCATTAGAAGTTTCCTGTTGGAAAGGCAATACAACAACACATTAGGGAAGGAAGGTAAGAAGGAAACGCAATCttaactctctctctcttcaatATTCTCTCTACACCAAAGTTAAACATTCTGAAGAAGCTAAGGAGCTCCTTCCCCTTCATGCAATCTTGCATAGTGGCTTCAACCTGGAGACAATGCAACCTTCACACACAACAATTGGGTTTCCTCTGCATCCACTCTTCTCTCCCACCTTAACTTCATCTATATATACCAAACACATGAACCCAGAAAAATAACACAAGAGCCTTGTCATCATCATGGTTTTCTCTTATTCATGCAACGACCACGCACCCGAGATTGTTTTCTTTGATTTGGAAACTACAGTGCCCAAAAGAGTCGGAGATCGTTTCTGGGTGCTGGAGTTTGGTGCTATTGTTGTTACTCCTCACAAACTCAACGAGGTTGAGAGCTACACCACCCTCATCAAACCCAAAGACTTGTCCGTAGTCGCACTGAAATCTACCAGAACTGATGGAATAACTCGTAAAGCTGTTGAAAATGCACCATCTTTTGAAGATGTTGCAGACAGAATATTCGGTATCTTAAACGGAAGGGTGTGGGCGGGCCATAACATCCAGAGATTTGACTGTCTCCGAATCAAAGAGGCCTTTGAATATATCAACAGGCCACCACCTTTACCTGTTGGAATCATTGATTCTTTGAGGCTCCTAACTCAGAAGTTTGGAAGAAGAGCTGGTAATATGAAGGTATAGCAGCTAGattaattcttcttcttcttcttcttcacacAACAAACACAATCCTCGTAATTATTTCAAGTTCTTATTCACTGTTATTTATGAGCAGATGGCATCACTAGCTTCTTATTTTGGTATGGGCCAACAAAAACACAGGTACACATATTTAACTCTAGTACTAGTAATGGCCATATTATACCAACCTTTTGAGCATTATATATGTAAGACTTAATTTTAATATGCAGGAGCCTAGATGATGTTCGCATGAACTTGGAGGTGGTTAAGCACTGTGCAACGGTGTTGTTTCTGGTGTGCAATTAATCTCCATTTTGAATTCTACTTGGTTAcctttgaaaacaaaatattggaGCTCGTAGCATGAATCTTACACATTTGTTATGGCTTATGGGTGATGCTAGGAATCTAGTCTACCAAACATGTTTGAAAGCAAATGGTATGAATCACCCAGCATTATGACGCGAAGCAGAAGCAATGGGAAATCACCCTGCAAGGAAGAGACTAGTAGAAAATCTCCCCCTAGTACACTAGGGAATCGGAGGACTGTGCCCTATGCTAGGGGAAGTTTGGGAAaggttttattttatacattcttGGCATAATCCTTATTTGATTTTCAAGTGCATGATTATTTTTGGAAATAGACATATAATCTCAAATACTTTGTACCCTCTAACAATGACTGTGGAACTTCTTGAAACGTAGGTGACCGAAAGAGTGAAGGGCTTGTTGTGTAAAGCACAAGGGCAACCACCACTTCAACAACTTCTCAAGCATTCTCATTCATTACTACGGTGAAGAAAGTGGCATCAtggaagagaagagagaagaaggcctcacgttttggttttgttgagTTGGCGTATATTGAAAGGAAGATGTGCATGAACAAGATGCCAGAATGTTTTTCTGGATTCTGAAGAAACCAAGGGGCAGCCCTAATTCATTTGTGTAGAACTCAATTAATTGTTTGAGTTGTGTATAATTCATTCATTCTTTTCATATTTCTAGAATGAAAGATGATCATTAACAACACAGTATCtgtaaatgaaataaaaatgaatattaattaacATCAATGTTTTCCCAACAATTAGTTTCGTATACAAAACTTATCCGGTCCATTGAATCGCAAATACACGTTAATTAAAAGTTTGTTATTGGGAGCAAagtaaaccaaaattaaaatgcaTGGCGGGCTCAAAAAATGGAAAATTGTTAAATGTTACGAAAACAAATTTGACGAATCCTTTGATGAAAAGTTGTCCTTGACACGTTTTTCAATTTGACATGCAAGAAATTGAATCCTCAAAGCAACATAAAGAAGAGTAAATATTCTGAAAAATATGGTTTATGCTTTCTCCCAATGCATCTTGCGCGAGTTCTACAGTATTAGTAAAACATGAACTTCACACAAGCgatatacttattttattacatgATGATAGGTAGAAAACCACACAGTACATAGCCCAATTCCACTTCGTGTTGTTCTAACAGGATTGGGAAGATTATTCTTCTGTCCCACCATATTCGACATAAAGTATTCCGGAACAGGACAGGAACTCCAAACACACAAAACAAACATCATGCATGAGTACAATTGTACAACATTCCAACTCAAACCAAACACAACTTGTAAACAAAGAAAGGTACACCACAGGGTTCTGTTATAGTAGCAATTTAGAAATCCAGATTGCAGTCAATAGCTTCCCCAATAGTCAAGAAGACCCTTCCTCCAATTCTTGCGACAAAGTTGGTTGCCTTTAGCTTGTAAATCACTTGCCACCTAGGATTGGCAATTGCTAGCTGAGCGAAAATAACAGTGGGAATAAGAAAACAGACACAAAATGATGATTTGAAAACCGGTAATTGTATTGTAAAACCTCAAAACATACTAGGTAACTTACCTGCTTTCCACTTGAGACCAAACTCTTACGGAGTTCCTCTAGAGAAGCAATTCCTGAGGTGTCAATGCTCACCAAATCTACCGTAACAATGTAATGAAATTAACTGTTCAGAACTTGCTTACAATATTATAAGTGTTGCACTTAACTTTTAGATTAGAAGAAAAACTTACTAGAGGTATCAAGGATTACGAGCTGAACTATGCTTCCGGTGGTGCCTTCTATTTTCCCCTTTGCATCTTCCCGAGTGATCCATTTCAGGATCCTTGAAAACAATCAAAATTAAGTTGCCTAATTAGTAACACTTCAAACTCGGTTAAATTTTATGTAACATCAATCAAAGGCTCAACATGTGCTTGTAGCAACAGTCTACTGCTACTACAATACCTCTCTCTGACTGAATTGGCATTAGAAAAGCAAAGCAATGCAGACTTGACGCGTATTATTACAACCCCAGGTGTCTTAACAGCCATAGGATACTGTTGTACATCGCAGAACAGATCTGTGCCTGGAAGTCTTCCAAGAGTTTCTGTGCCTGCTC contains:
- the LOC114179273 gene encoding protein NEN4 codes for the protein MVFSYSCNDHAPEIVFFDLETTVPKRVGDRFWVLEFGAIVVTPHKLNEVESYTTLIKPKDLSVVALKSTRTDGITRKAVENAPSFEDVADRIFGILNGRVWAGHNIQRFDCLRIKEAFEYINRPPPLPVGIIDSLRLLTQKFGRRAGNMKMASLASYFGMGQQKHRSLDDVRMNLEVVKHCATVLFLESSLPNMFESKWYESPSIMTRSRSNGKSPCKEETSRKSPPSTLGNRRTVPYARGSLGKVTERVKGLLCKAQGQPPLQQLLKHSHSLLR
- the LOC114179800 gene encoding bifunctional aspartate aminotransferase and glutamate/aspartate-prephenate aminotransferase-like, whose translation is MANTLHNAAKCRIPLRNQSLPFSRHVSRSLSFLPKTRAGKQSNTLSVKASQADFPVDPSISPRVNAVKPSKTVVISDLATSLVQAGIPVIRLAAGEPDFDTPAPIAEAGINAIREGYTRYTPNAGTMELRQAICRKLKEENGITYTPDQVVVSNGAKQSLAQAVLAVCSPGDEVIIPAPFWVSYPEMARLADATPVILPTSISDNFLLDPKLLESKITERSRLLILCSPSNPTGSVYPKALLEKIAQIVAKHPRLLVLSDEIYEHIIYAPATHTSFASLPGMWDRSLTVNGFSKAFAMTGWRLGYIAGPKHFVAAIAKIQSQFTSGPSSIGQKAAVAALGLGYAGGEAVSTMVKAFRERRDFLVKSFREIDGVKISEPQGAFYLFIDFSFYYGREAEGFGKIEDSESLCRYLLDVGQVALVPGSAFGDDTCIRISYAESLTTLQAAVERIKKALVPLSSAALV